The genomic window TTGGAAGCGCAACGGTTAGAATCAAGAACTCATTACGATCTGGAAATTATTGAAGAGACAGGTTTCTGCAAGGGTATCGAGAATTATTCCCGTCATCTTGATGGACGAAAGGGGGGTGACCCGCCAAAAACTTTGCTCGACTATTTTCCTGCTGATTTCCTCATGATTGTTGATGAGTCTCATGTGACACTGCCGCAGATAAGGGGTATGTTCGGTGGAGATTATAGCCGAAAGAGGACCTTGGTTGATTTCGGGTTTCGTTTGCCGTCTGCGATTGATAACCGGCCACTCAATTTCAAAGAGTTCATGGCGAGGATAAATAAAGTGATCTATGTCAGCGCTACTCCCGGTCCATATGAGCTGGAGCGCGTTGCTAATGGGAATAAACCTTTTGTAGTTGAGCAGATAATTCGTCCGACGGGGCTTGTTGACCCCTCGATCGTAATTAGGCCTACCAAGCATCAGATCGATCATATAATTGATGAGATCAAGTTAAGGGTTAATCTTGATGAGAGGGTGCTGCTTGTTACCCTAACGAAACGGATGTCTGAGGACCTTAGTGAATATCTTGTCGAGCAAGGGTTCAAGGTCCGATATATGCATTCTGATATCGATACTTTGGAGAGGATAGAGATTATCAGGGACCTGCGCCTCGGGGTGTTCGATGTTCTGGTTGGGATCAATCTGCTCAGAGAGGGGTTGGATATCCCTGAGGTATCTATGATCGCGATCCTTGATGCGGATAAAGAGGGGTTCTTGCGTAACGAGAGAAGCCTTATTCAGATTATCGGACGAGCTGCAAGAAACAGTAACGGCAAAGTGTTCTTGTATGCAGATAAGATGACTGATTCAATTCTTCGGGCGGTGGAAGAAACAACGAGAAGAAGAAATATACAGATCGAACATAATCTAATCCATAAAATTACACCTGTTACGGTAAAAAAACAAATTAAAGATGTTTATCATAAAATCAAACAGGAGAAAACCCCAGAAGTGCTGGATATTCCTGCTTTTATTCCGCCTGATATGCTGCCGAAGGTCATCGGGCGTCTCAAGAAAGAAATGTACAATGCGGCCGATGATCTTAATTTTGAACTGGCCGCGAAAATTCGCGATAAAATCGAATCCTTGAAGTTATAACCGAAAGCTAGTGTGTAGCCTCCTTTCAGTTAATTACAACTGGAAGTTGTGCCTTGTTTTCTTAGAAATCCTCGACACTATCAATATTATATTTAAATCATTATATTAAAAAAAAGTAAAAAACTTGACTAGGTAATTGAAAATATGTTTTACTGAAAATGTTATCCTTATTTTGTGCGCTAAAATAAGGATGCCATCCATTAAATAATAATAGTAAATGAGGAGGGGTTGTCAGTGAATAACATAATAAAAGTTATCGGAATTATGCTGCTCAGTATTAGCGTTGCCGGCTGCGCTAATATATTCAAGTCTATGGAACAGCTCGATAGTGCGGATAAACTTGAGAAAGCTGAACTTGCCAAACAAAACGGTGATAGCGCAGCTGTTGAGAGTTTTGCCAGAGATGTCCTACAGCAAAAAGGTGCGGATTACTCAGTACCGACGAAAGGTGCTACCTTAGAGGAAAAGCAAGCAAGAACTGATTTGGCCATGGTAGAACTTTCAAAA from Candidatus Margulisiibacteriota bacterium includes these protein-coding regions:
- a CDS encoding excinuclease ABC subunit B (The UvrABC repair system catalyzes the recognition and processing of DNA lesions. The beta-hairpin of the Uvr-B subunit is inserted between the strands, where it probes for the presence of a lesion) gives rise to the protein MISKNFRLTSPYSPAGDQPNAIKELLGNLQNNIPEQVLLGVTGSGKTFTMANVIASVNKPTLVIAHNKTLAAQLCAEFREFFPDNAVEYFVSYFDYYQPEAYVPQQDLFIEKDSKINDEIDRLRHSATRSLFSRKDVIVVASVSCIYGLGTPEDYLGAIKVYAVGQMQSRTKLLKDLVSIQYERNDLELSRGKFRIRGDVIEIAPTYEESIIRIEFFGDEIEKISELDPVTFNLRMVMPEVTIFPATHYVTLEGRLPEIVSNIRQELSERLDELKNENKLLEAQRLESRTHYDLEIIEETGFCKGIENYSRHLDGRKGGDPPKTLLDYFPADFLMIVDESHVTLPQIRGMFGGDYSRKRTLVDFGFRLPSAIDNRPLNFKEFMARINKVIYVSATPGPYELERVANGNKPFVVEQIIRPTGLVDPSIVIRPTKHQIDHIIDEIKLRVNLDERVLLVTLTKRMSEDLSEYLVEQGFKVRYMHSDIDTLERIEIIRDLRLGVFDVLVGINLLREGLDIPEVSMIAILDADKEGFLRNERSLIQIIGRAARNSNGKVFLYADKMTDSILRAVEETTRRRNIQIEHNLIHKITPVTVKKQIKDVYHKIKQEKTPEVLDIPAFIPPDMLPKVIGRLKKEMYNAADDLNFELAAKIRDKIESLKL